Proteins from a single region of Sphingomonas morindae:
- a CDS encoding M24 family metallopeptidase, producing the protein MSIGGSTAAAELAALALWARPAPPITPAERAERLARARALMAECDAGALLVQAGPSLRYFTGLSWGPSERPVAMLLLPTGTPILVCPRFEQGSVAAELAIEMDLRLWEEDEDPHRLVADALAGAGVTRLAVDPALSFQMAGRLGAAAPGVRLGDGAAVIDGCRMIKSPAELALMRQAKAMTLEVQRRAARILAPGITNIEVARFIDEAHRALGASGASFCIVQFGRATAFPHGLPGPQPLAEGDLVLIDTGCTIEGYHSDITRTYGFGEPGAEARAIWEVEKAAQAAAFAAVRPGVPCEAVDAAARAVLEAAGLGPAYRLPGLPHRTGHGIGLAIHEPAYLVRGDRTPLAPGMCFSNEPMIVVPERFGIRLEDHFHVTDHGAAWFTEPQPAIDRPFG; encoded by the coding sequence ATGAGCATCGGAGGTTCGACCGCTGCGGCGGAGCTGGCGGCGCTCGCCCTCTGGGCCAGGCCGGCCCCGCCGATCACGCCGGCGGAGCGGGCGGAGCGCCTCGCCCGCGCCCGGGCGCTGATGGCGGAATGCGACGCCGGGGCGCTGCTCGTGCAGGCCGGCCCCTCGCTCCGCTATTTCACTGGGCTGAGCTGGGGGCCGAGCGAGCGGCCGGTGGCGATGCTGCTGCTGCCCACCGGCACGCCGATCCTGGTCTGCCCGCGGTTCGAGCAGGGCAGCGTCGCGGCCGAGCTGGCGATCGAGATGGATCTCCGCCTCTGGGAGGAGGATGAGGATCCTCACCGGCTCGTCGCTGATGCGCTGGCCGGCGCGGGCGTGACGCGGCTGGCGGTGGATCCGGCCCTGTCCTTCCAGATGGCGGGGCGGCTCGGCGCGGCGGCGCCGGGGGTGCGGCTCGGCGATGGCGCGGCGGTGATCGATGGCTGCCGGATGATCAAATCGCCCGCCGAGCTGGCCCTAATGCGTCAGGCCAAGGCGATGACGCTGGAGGTCCAGCGCCGCGCCGCGCGCATTCTGGCGCCGGGCATCACCAATATCGAGGTCGCGCGCTTCATCGATGAAGCGCACCGCGCGCTGGGCGCTTCGGGCGCGAGCTTCTGCATCGTCCAGTTCGGCCGCGCGACTGCCTTTCCGCACGGCCTGCCCGGGCCCCAGCCGCTCGCCGAGGGCGACCTGGTGCTGATCGACACGGGCTGCACGATCGAAGGCTATCACTCGGACATCACGCGCACCTATGGCTTCGGCGAACCGGGCGCCGAGGCGCGCGCCATCTGGGAGGTGGAAAAGGCCGCGCAGGCCGCCGCCTTCGCCGCCGTCCGCCCCGGCGTCCCTTGCGAGGCGGTGGACGCGGCCGCGCGCGCCGTGCTGGAGGCGGCGGGGCTCGGTCCGGCCTATCGGCTGCCGGGATTGCCCCACCGCACCGGCCACGGCATCGGGCTGGCGATCCACGAGCCCGCCTATCTGGTGCGCGGCGATCGCACCCCGCTGGCGCCCGGCATGTGCTTCTCGAACGAACCGATGATCGTGGTGCCCGAGCGGTTCGGCATCCGGCTCGAGGATCATTTCCACGTCACCGATCACGGCGCGGCCTGGTTCACCGAACCCCAGCCGGCGATCGACCGGCCCTTCGGCTGA
- a CDS encoding amino acid permease codes for MGIFGPVKPMVRSKDPDPGHRLKPSLSWPHLIALGVGAIVGTGIYTLIGVGAERAGPAVILSFAIAGAVCACAALAYAELATMIPTAGSAYTYTYSVIGETAAWVVGWSLILEYSLACSTVAVGWSGYLVGWLHAAGVDLPQLLLAGPHGGGLVNLPAVLVALGIAAMLMAGTRESATLNIVLVVIKLVALAAFVALALPGFQAGHFQPFMPYGFGSHAEAGGTRGVMAAAAIVFFAFYGFDAVATSAEEARNPGRDLTIGIIGSMAVCTTIYILVALTAIGALPFTALGQSPEPLALVLRVLDHPLAAWAVAAAALLALPSVILVMMYGQSRIFFVMARDGLLPRALARVSPRSGAPVLVTGITGLFVAAVAGFFRLDEIAELANAGTLIAFIAVGGCMMLLRRRAPEAVRVFRCPWPYLVGTLAILGCLYLLISLPEATLRRFLIWNLIGLGVYFAYSRPRSALLPSATTTGG; via the coding sequence ATGGGGATTTTCGGGCCGGTCAAGCCGATGGTGCGGAGCAAGGATCCGGACCCGGGGCACCGGCTCAAGCCGAGCCTCTCCTGGCCGCATCTGATCGCGCTCGGCGTCGGCGCGATCGTCGGCACTGGCATCTATACGCTGATCGGGGTCGGCGCCGAGCGGGCGGGGCCGGCGGTGATCCTGTCCTTCGCCATCGCCGGCGCGGTGTGCGCCTGCGCGGCGCTCGCCTATGCCGAGCTGGCGACCATGATCCCCACCGCCGGCAGCGCCTATACCTATACCTATTCGGTGATCGGCGAGACGGCCGCCTGGGTGGTGGGATGGAGCCTGATCCTCGAATATTCGCTCGCCTGTTCCACCGTGGCGGTGGGATGGTCGGGCTATCTGGTCGGCTGGCTCCATGCCGCCGGCGTGGATCTGCCGCAGCTGCTGCTCGCGGGGCCGCACGGCGGCGGCCTCGTCAATCTGCCGGCGGTGCTGGTGGCGTTGGGCATCGCCGCGATGCTGATGGCGGGCACGCGCGAGAGCGCGACGCTCAACATCGTGCTGGTGGTGATCAAGCTGGTCGCGCTCGCCGCCTTCGTCGCGCTGGCGCTGCCCGGCTTCCAGGCCGGCCATTTCCAGCCCTTCATGCCCTATGGCTTTGGCAGCCACGCCGAGGCCGGCGGCACGCGCGGCGTGATGGCGGCGGCGGCGATCGTCTTCTTCGCCTTTTACGGCTTCGATGCGGTGGCGACCTCGGCCGAGGAGGCGCGCAACCCCGGACGCGATCTCACCATCGGCATCATTGGCTCGATGGCGGTGTGCACCACCATCTATATCCTCGTCGCCCTCACCGCGATCGGCGCGCTGCCCTTCACCGCGCTCGGCCAGTCTCCCGAGCCGCTGGCGTTGGTGCTGCGCGTGCTCGATCATCCGCTCGCCGCCTGGGCGGTCGCGGCGGCGGCGCTGCTCGCGCTGCCCTCGGTCATCCTCGTGATGATGTACGGGCAGAGCCGCATCTTCTTCGTCATGGCACGCGACGGGCTGCTGCCGCGGGCGCTGGCCCGCGTCTCGCCGCGCAGCGGCGCGCCGGTGCTGGTGACGGGGATCACCGGGCTGTTCGTGGCCGCCGTCGCCGGCTTCTTCCGGCTCGACGAGATCGCCGAGCTTGCCAATGCCGGCACACTGATCGCCTTCATCGCGGTGGGCGGGTGCATGATGCTGCTGCGCCGCCGCGCGCCCGAGGCCGTGCGCGTCTTCCGCTGCCCCTGGCCCTATCTGGTCGGAACGCTCGCGATCCTCGGCTGCCTCTACCTGCTCATCAGCCTGCCCGAGGCGACGCTGCGCCGCTTCCTGATCTGGAACCTGATCGGGCTCGGCGTCTATTTCGCCTATAGCCGCCCGCGCAGCGCCTTGCTGCCCTCGGCCACGACGACCGGCGGCTGA
- a CDS encoding NAD(P)/FAD-dependent oxidoreductase, with amino-acid sequence MARAVIIGGGVVGLASAVALADQRWSVTVIDADPARQAASWGNAGHIAIEQGAPLASRAALRSAPRRLFSRGGALALPPRQIGRWLPFGLRLARAAAPRRFEAGQAALAPLLAGAMPAWHRLAAGLDAPDLVREHGHIVAWESAASAAAGRRAWAAAPIGTARFRAFDAAERAALARLAPAGCADAIRFTNTGQIRDLAALADALTARLAARGGRIVPGRATLRRVSGGAAEAVLEDGATLRADLILVAAGVRAPALLAPFGHRAPIIAERGYHIRADAASWPDDLPPIVFEDRAMIVTRYAGCVQAASFVELSDADAPADPAKWARLEAHVAALGLPLRPPFTRWMGSRPTLPDYLPAIGRSRRAPNLLYAFGHQHLGLTLAPITGEIVAALAAGTAPPVPLAPFDIARFEKDSA; translated from the coding sequence ATGGCGCGGGCGGTGATCATCGGCGGGGGCGTGGTGGGGCTGGCGAGCGCGGTGGCGCTGGCCGATCAGCGATGGTCGGTGACGGTGATCGACGCCGATCCCGCGCGTCAGGCCGCCTCCTGGGGCAATGCCGGCCATATCGCGATCGAGCAGGGCGCGCCGCTCGCCTCGCGCGCGGCGCTGCGCTCGGCGCCGCGGCGTCTGTTCAGCCGGGGCGGGGCGCTGGCGCTGCCGCCGCGCCAGATCGGCCGCTGGCTGCCCTTCGGCCTGCGCCTTGCGCGCGCCGCCGCGCCGCGCCGGTTCGAAGCCGGCCAGGCCGCGCTCGCCCCGCTGCTCGCCGGCGCGATGCCCGCCTGGCACCGGCTCGCCGCCGGCCTGGATGCGCCCGATCTTGTGCGCGAGCACGGCCATATCGTCGCCTGGGAGAGCGCCGCGAGCGCGGCGGCGGGGCGGCGGGCCTGGGCGGCGGCGCCGATCGGCACCGCGCGCTTCCGCGCCTTCGACGCGGCCGAGCGCGCGGCGCTGGCACGGCTCGCGCCCGCCGGCTGCGCCGATGCGATCCGCTTCACCAACACCGGCCAGATCCGCGATCTCGCGGCGCTCGCCGATGCGCTGACGGCGCGGCTGGCGGCGCGTGGCGGCCGGATCGTGCCGGGCCGCGCCACGCTGCGCCGCGTTTCCGGCGGGGCGGCGGAGGCGGTGCTGGAGGATGGCGCGACGCTTCGGGCGGACTTGATCCTCGTCGCCGCCGGCGTGCGCGCGCCCGCGCTGCTCGCCCCCTTCGGCCATCGGGCGCCGATCATCGCCGAGCGCGGCTACCATATCCGGGCCGACGCCGCGTCCTGGCCGGACGATCTGCCGCCGATCGTGTTCGAGGATCGCGCGATGATCGTCACGCGCTATGCCGGCTGCGTCCAGGCGGCGAGCTTTGTCGAGCTAAGCGATGCGGACGCGCCCGCCGATCCCGCCAAATGGGCGCGGCTCGAGGCGCATGTCGCCGCGCTCGGCCTGCCGCTGCGTCCGCCCTTCACCCGCTGGATGGGTTCGCGGCCGACCCTGCCCGATTATCTGCCCGCGATCGGCCGCAGCCGGCGCGCGCCCAATCTCCTCTATGCCTTCGGCCATCAGCATCTCGGCCTGACGCTGGCGCCGATCACCGGCGAGATCGTCGCCGCGCTGGCCGCCGGCACGGCGCCGCCGGTGCCGCTCGCCCCGTTCGACATCGCCCGTTTCGAGAAGGATAGCGCATGA
- a CDS encoding GntR family transcriptional regulator: MSIVVRTLSEQIFNIVREQIVTGKLPVEQAIRQDALANELGVSKIPLREALARLEQEGLLVSQANRGFFVRAMSAGEAEEIFALRLSIEPEAVAAAARAADETAQEAARAALVALDEAAHAHLDFVAARNRDFHMALVRPGGRVLTSQLVERLQILSERYVFKHLEPAGREDRAHLEHAVLLEAWLARDEARAKQLAAEHIGGTLADLRRQLGAGDGQPPVVVAEGSKALRGRL, translated from the coding sequence ATGAGTATCGTCGTCCGCACATTGTCCGAGCAGATTTTCAACATCGTGCGCGAGCAGATCGTGACGGGAAAGCTGCCGGTGGAGCAGGCCATCCGCCAGGATGCGCTCGCCAACGAGCTGGGCGTCAGCAAGATTCCGCTGCGCGAGGCGTTGGCGCGGCTCGAACAGGAGGGGCTGCTCGTCAGCCAGGCCAATCGCGGCTTCTTCGTGCGCGCCATGTCGGCCGGCGAGGCCGAGGAGATTTTCGCGCTGCGCCTGTCGATCGAGCCCGAGGCGGTCGCCGCCGCCGCCCGCGCCGCCGACGAGACCGCGCAGGAGGCCGCCCGCGCCGCGCTGGTGGCGCTGGACGAGGCCGCGCATGCGCATCTCGATTTCGTCGCCGCCCGCAACCGCGATTTCCACATGGCGCTGGTCCGGCCGGGCGGACGGGTGCTGACCTCGCAACTGGTCGAGCGGCTGCAGATCCTTTCCGAGCGCTATGTCTTCAAGCATCTCGAGCCCGCCGGGCGCGAGGATCGCGCGCATCTGGAACATGCGGTGCTGCTCGAGGCGTGGCTGGCGCGCGACGAAGCCCGCGCCAAGCAGCTCGCCGCCGAACATATCGGCGGCACGCTGGCCGATCTGCGCCGTCAGCTGGGCGCCGGCGATGGTCAGCCGCCGGTCGTCGTGGCCGAGGGCAGCAAGGCGCTGCGCGGGCGGCTATAG